One genomic window of Camelina sativa cultivar DH55 chromosome 5, Cs, whole genome shotgun sequence includes the following:
- the LOC104788159 gene encoding pirin-1-like, giving the protein MPVPSDKPRLVIKKVLAKLQKEGESAVIRNGITEIDHKLLDPFVLLVDFSFSLSAGFPDHPHRGFESVTYMLQGGIIHKDPKGHKGTIQAGDVQWMTAGRGIIHSEFPEEEVNNGLQLWINLPSTDKMIDPKYKEVSSLDIPRAEENGVEVKVIAGDSMGIKTSVYTKTPTMFLDFTLKPGSQTHQTVPESWTTFAYIIEGDEGVFGSLNSSAISAHHVVVFGPGGLVSVWNKSTSRSLRFLLIAGEPIGEPVVQCGPFVMNSQAEIDLAFDDYQNAKNGFEMAKC; this is encoded by the exons ATGCCTGTTCCTTCCGACAAACCGAGACTTGTGATCAAGAAAGTTCTAGCAAAGCTTCAAAAGGAAGGTGAAAGCGCTGTCATTAGGAACGGCATCACAGa GATTGACCACAAGTTATTGGACCCGTTCGTGTTGCTAGTTGATTTTTCCT TTTCACTCTCAGCTGGATTCCCAGATCATCCTCACAGAG GTTTTGAGAGTGTTACATACATGCTACAGGGAGGAATCATTCACAAAGATCCCAAAGGTCATAAAGGTACAATCCAAGCCGGAGATGTTCAG TGGATGACAGCAGGAAGAGGAATCATTCATTCTGAGTTTCCGGAAGAAGAAGTCAACAATGGTTTACAGCTTTGGATCAATCTCCCTTCCACTGACAAAAT GATCGATCCAAAATATAAAGAGGTATCGAGTTTAGACATCCCGCGAGCAGAAGAAAACGGAGTTGAGGTCAAAGTCATAGCCGGAGACTCCATGGGAATCAAAACTTCAGTCTACACAAAAACACCAACTATGTTCCTTGACTTTACCCTCAAGCCAGGATCTCAAACTCACCAGACCGTTCCAGAATCATGGACAACTTTCGCCTACATTATTGAAGGCGACGAGGGTGTGTTCGGTTCTTTGAACTCTTCCGCTATATCGGCGCATCATGTTGTAGTGTTTGGACCAGGGGGTTTAGTTAGCGTGTGGAACAAGTCAACATCGAGGTCGTTGAGGTTTCTGTTGATTGCAGGGGAACCAATAGGTGAGCCTGTGGTTCAGTGTGGTCCGTTTGTGATGAACTCACAGGCGGAGATCGATTTGGCTTTTGACGATTATCAGAATGCTAAGAACGGGTTTGAAATGGCCAAGTGTTAG